The Populus nigra chromosome 19, ddPopNigr1.1, whole genome shotgun sequence genome includes a window with the following:
- the LOC133679423 gene encoding serine/threonine-protein kinase STY46-like isoform X1: MVDMAMEEGGSNESCGSRVNENTTSPGSVLQGRQHPQRMQQKLEVYNEILRRLKETNHEEANLPGFDDQLWTHFNRLPARYALEVNVERAEDVLMHKRLLHLAHDPANRPAIEVRLVQVHPTSDDNSADFILPDSPSKEAAQRKSIHPPPAFGSSPNLEALALEANKFDDQDGDNSVHANSKFFKPMHEITFSSDDKPKLLSQLTSLLAHIGLNIQEAHAFSTLDGYSLDVFVVDGWPYEETEQLRTALEKEVIKIEAWSNHRSSSPTSDHEKSKIKYDPDHVAIPNDVTDVWEIDPKHLKFENKVASGSYGDLYKGTYYSQEVAIKILKPERVNSDLQKEFAQEVYIMRKVRHKNVVQFIGACTKLPSLCIVTEFMSGGSVYDYLHKQRGVFKLPTLLKAAIDVSKGMNYLHQNNIIHRDLKAANLLMDENEVVKVADFGVARVKAQTGVMTAETGTYRWMAPEVIEHKPYDHKADVFSFGIVLWELLTGKLPYEYLTPLQAAVGVVQKGLRPTIPKNTQPKLAELLEKTWKQDPALRPDFSEIIEILQQIAKEVGDDGECRKEKSSGGFLSVLRRK, translated from the exons atggtGGATATGGCGATGGAAGAGGGTGGTAGTAACGAGAGCTGCGGGAGCAGAGTGAACGAGAACACGACGTCGCCTGGTTCGGTATTACAAGGAAGGCAACATCCGCAAAGGATGCAGCAGAAACTTGAGGTTTATAACGAGATTCTTCGTCGTCTTAAAGAAACTAATCACGAAGAAGCTAATCTACCTGGTTTTGATGATCAACTTTGGACTCACTTCAATCGCCTCCCTGCCAG ATATGCGTTAGAGGTGAATGTGGAGAGAGCAGAAGATGTCTTAATGCATAAGAGATTGCTGCATTTGGCTCATGATCCTGCTAATCGACCGGCAATCGAAGTTCGCCTTGTTCAG GTTCATCCTACTTCTGATGATAATTCAGCTGATTTTATCCTTCCAGACTCTCCTAGTAAAGAAGCAGCCCAAAGAAAGAG CATACACCCACCACCAGCCTTTGGTTCATCACCTAATCTTGAAGCACTTGCACTTGAAGCAAACAAATTTGATGATCAAGATGGTGATAATTCTGTGCATGCTAACTCGAAGTTCTTCAA GCCCATGCATGAAATTACTTTTTCAAGTGATGACAAGCCAAAACTCCTGAGTCAG TTGACTTCCTTACTCGCTCACATTGGATTAAACATCCAAGAAGCACACGCATTTTCAACACTTGATGGCTACTCCTTGGATGTATTTGTTGTTGATGGTTGGCCATATGAG GAAACAGAGCAGCTCAGAACAGCATTGGAAAAAGAAGTTATCAAGATTGAG GCTTGGTCAAATCACCGTTCTTCATCTCCTACCAGTGATCATGAGAAATCCAAGATCAAATATGATCCTGATCATGTTGCAATACCCAATGATGTGACTGATGTGTGGGAAATTGACCCTAAACATTTGAAGTTTGAGAACAAAGTTGCATCTGGATCATATGGTGATCT GTACAAAGGCACGTACTACAGTCAGGAAGTGGCTATCAAAATCCTCAAGCCCGAGCGAGTAAATTCAGACTTGCAGAAAGAGTTCGCCCAAGAAGTTTACATAATGAG GAAAGTTCGACATAAGAATGTCGTACAATTTATTGGTGCATGCACCAAGCTTCCAAGTTTGTGCATTGTAACAG AATTTATGTCTGGAGGAAGTGTCTATGACTACCTACACAAGCAGAGGGGTGTTTTTAAGCTTCCAACATTACTTAAAGCAGCAATAGATGTTTCTAAAGGAATGAATTACCTGcaccaaaataatataatccaTAGGGATTTGAAGGCCGCAAATCTTCTCATGGATGAAAATGAA gtGGTTAAGGTTGCTGATTTTGGTGTTGCCAGAGTGAAAGCTCAGACTGGAGTTATGACAGCAGAAACTGGGACCTACAGATGGATGGCTCCTGAG GTCATTGAACACAAGCCGTATGACCACAAGGCTGATGTATTCAGTTTTGGGATCGTGTTATGGGAGTTGTTAACTGGAAAG CTTCCATACGAGTACTTAACCCCATTACAAGCAGCTGTTGGAGTGGTTCAAAAG GGTCTAAGGCCAACAATACCCAAGAATACTCAACCAAAGCTTGCCGAGCTGCTTGAAAAAACCTGGAAACAGGATCCAGCTCTAAGGCCTGACTTCTCAGAGATTATAGAAATCCTGCAGCAAATAGCAAAAGAG GTTGGGGATGATGGTGAATGCCGCAAGGAGAAATCATCTGGTGGATTTCTATCCGTGCTTAGGAGGAAGTAG
- the LOC133679423 gene encoding serine/threonine-protein kinase STY46-like isoform X2, protein MVDMAMEEGGSNESCGSRVNENTTSPGSVLQGRQHPQRMQQKLEVYNEILRRLKETNHEEANLPGFDDQLWTHFNRLPARYALEVNVERAEDVLMHKRLLHLAHDPANRPAIEVRLVQVHPTSDDNSADFILPDSPSKEAAQRKSIHPPPAFGSSPNLEALALEANKFDDQDGDNSVHANSKFFKPMHEITFSSDDKPKLLSQAWSNHRSSSPTSDHEKSKIKYDPDHVAIPNDVTDVWEIDPKHLKFENKVASGSYGDLYKGTYYSQEVAIKILKPERVNSDLQKEFAQEVYIMRKVRHKNVVQFIGACTKLPSLCIVTEFMSGGSVYDYLHKQRGVFKLPTLLKAAIDVSKGMNYLHQNNIIHRDLKAANLLMDENEVVKVADFGVARVKAQTGVMTAETGTYRWMAPEVIEHKPYDHKADVFSFGIVLWELLTGKLPYEYLTPLQAAVGVVQKGLRPTIPKNTQPKLAELLEKTWKQDPALRPDFSEIIEILQQIAKEVGDDGECRKEKSSGGFLSVLRRK, encoded by the exons atggtGGATATGGCGATGGAAGAGGGTGGTAGTAACGAGAGCTGCGGGAGCAGAGTGAACGAGAACACGACGTCGCCTGGTTCGGTATTACAAGGAAGGCAACATCCGCAAAGGATGCAGCAGAAACTTGAGGTTTATAACGAGATTCTTCGTCGTCTTAAAGAAACTAATCACGAAGAAGCTAATCTACCTGGTTTTGATGATCAACTTTGGACTCACTTCAATCGCCTCCCTGCCAG ATATGCGTTAGAGGTGAATGTGGAGAGAGCAGAAGATGTCTTAATGCATAAGAGATTGCTGCATTTGGCTCATGATCCTGCTAATCGACCGGCAATCGAAGTTCGCCTTGTTCAG GTTCATCCTACTTCTGATGATAATTCAGCTGATTTTATCCTTCCAGACTCTCCTAGTAAAGAAGCAGCCCAAAGAAAGAG CATACACCCACCACCAGCCTTTGGTTCATCACCTAATCTTGAAGCACTTGCACTTGAAGCAAACAAATTTGATGATCAAGATGGTGATAATTCTGTGCATGCTAACTCGAAGTTCTTCAA GCCCATGCATGAAATTACTTTTTCAAGTGATGACAAGCCAAAACTCCTGAGTCAG GCTTGGTCAAATCACCGTTCTTCATCTCCTACCAGTGATCATGAGAAATCCAAGATCAAATATGATCCTGATCATGTTGCAATACCCAATGATGTGACTGATGTGTGGGAAATTGACCCTAAACATTTGAAGTTTGAGAACAAAGTTGCATCTGGATCATATGGTGATCT GTACAAAGGCACGTACTACAGTCAGGAAGTGGCTATCAAAATCCTCAAGCCCGAGCGAGTAAATTCAGACTTGCAGAAAGAGTTCGCCCAAGAAGTTTACATAATGAG GAAAGTTCGACATAAGAATGTCGTACAATTTATTGGTGCATGCACCAAGCTTCCAAGTTTGTGCATTGTAACAG AATTTATGTCTGGAGGAAGTGTCTATGACTACCTACACAAGCAGAGGGGTGTTTTTAAGCTTCCAACATTACTTAAAGCAGCAATAGATGTTTCTAAAGGAATGAATTACCTGcaccaaaataatataatccaTAGGGATTTGAAGGCCGCAAATCTTCTCATGGATGAAAATGAA gtGGTTAAGGTTGCTGATTTTGGTGTTGCCAGAGTGAAAGCTCAGACTGGAGTTATGACAGCAGAAACTGGGACCTACAGATGGATGGCTCCTGAG GTCATTGAACACAAGCCGTATGACCACAAGGCTGATGTATTCAGTTTTGGGATCGTGTTATGGGAGTTGTTAACTGGAAAG CTTCCATACGAGTACTTAACCCCATTACAAGCAGCTGTTGGAGTGGTTCAAAAG GGTCTAAGGCCAACAATACCCAAGAATACTCAACCAAAGCTTGCCGAGCTGCTTGAAAAAACCTGGAAACAGGATCCAGCTCTAAGGCCTGACTTCTCAGAGATTATAGAAATCCTGCAGCAAATAGCAAAAGAG GTTGGGGATGATGGTGAATGCCGCAAGGAGAAATCATCTGGTGGATTTCTATCCGTGCTTAGGAGGAAGTAG
- the LOC133679423 gene encoding serine/threonine-protein kinase STY46-like isoform X3, producing the protein MILLIDRQSKFALFRLWILDWKRGIVRKTSFQQVHPTSDDNSADFILPDSPSKEAAQRKSIHPPPAFGSSPNLEALALEANKFDDQDGDNSVHANSKFFKPMHEITFSSDDKPKLLSQLTSLLAHIGLNIQEAHAFSTLDGYSLDVFVVDGWPYEETEQLRTALEKEVIKIEAWSNHRSSSPTSDHEKSKIKYDPDHVAIPNDVTDVWEIDPKHLKFENKVASGSYGDLYKGTYYSQEVAIKILKPERVNSDLQKEFAQEVYIMRKVRHKNVVQFIGACTKLPSLCIVTEFMSGGSVYDYLHKQRGVFKLPTLLKAAIDVSKGMNYLHQNNIIHRDLKAANLLMDENEVVKVADFGVARVKAQTGVMTAETGTYRWMAPEVIEHKPYDHKADVFSFGIVLWELLTGKLPYEYLTPLQAAVGVVQKGLRPTIPKNTQPKLAELLEKTWKQDPALRPDFSEIIEILQQIAKEVGDDGECRKEKSSGGFLSVLRRK; encoded by the exons ATGATCCTGCTAATCGACCGGCAATCGAAGTTCGCCTTGTTCAG ACTGTGGATTTTAGACTGGAAGAGAGGAATCGTCCGTAAAACAAGTTTTCAACAG GTTCATCCTACTTCTGATGATAATTCAGCTGATTTTATCCTTCCAGACTCTCCTAGTAAAGAAGCAGCCCAAAGAAAGAG CATACACCCACCACCAGCCTTTGGTTCATCACCTAATCTTGAAGCACTTGCACTTGAAGCAAACAAATTTGATGATCAAGATGGTGATAATTCTGTGCATGCTAACTCGAAGTTCTTCAA GCCCATGCATGAAATTACTTTTTCAAGTGATGACAAGCCAAAACTCCTGAGTCAG TTGACTTCCTTACTCGCTCACATTGGATTAAACATCCAAGAAGCACACGCATTTTCAACACTTGATGGCTACTCCTTGGATGTATTTGTTGTTGATGGTTGGCCATATGAG GAAACAGAGCAGCTCAGAACAGCATTGGAAAAAGAAGTTATCAAGATTGAG GCTTGGTCAAATCACCGTTCTTCATCTCCTACCAGTGATCATGAGAAATCCAAGATCAAATATGATCCTGATCATGTTGCAATACCCAATGATGTGACTGATGTGTGGGAAATTGACCCTAAACATTTGAAGTTTGAGAACAAAGTTGCATCTGGATCATATGGTGATCT GTACAAAGGCACGTACTACAGTCAGGAAGTGGCTATCAAAATCCTCAAGCCCGAGCGAGTAAATTCAGACTTGCAGAAAGAGTTCGCCCAAGAAGTTTACATAATGAG GAAAGTTCGACATAAGAATGTCGTACAATTTATTGGTGCATGCACCAAGCTTCCAAGTTTGTGCATTGTAACAG AATTTATGTCTGGAGGAAGTGTCTATGACTACCTACACAAGCAGAGGGGTGTTTTTAAGCTTCCAACATTACTTAAAGCAGCAATAGATGTTTCTAAAGGAATGAATTACCTGcaccaaaataatataatccaTAGGGATTTGAAGGCCGCAAATCTTCTCATGGATGAAAATGAA gtGGTTAAGGTTGCTGATTTTGGTGTTGCCAGAGTGAAAGCTCAGACTGGAGTTATGACAGCAGAAACTGGGACCTACAGATGGATGGCTCCTGAG GTCATTGAACACAAGCCGTATGACCACAAGGCTGATGTATTCAGTTTTGGGATCGTGTTATGGGAGTTGTTAACTGGAAAG CTTCCATACGAGTACTTAACCCCATTACAAGCAGCTGTTGGAGTGGTTCAAAAG GGTCTAAGGCCAACAATACCCAAGAATACTCAACCAAAGCTTGCCGAGCTGCTTGAAAAAACCTGGAAACAGGATCCAGCTCTAAGGCCTGACTTCTCAGAGATTATAGAAATCCTGCAGCAAATAGCAAAAGAG GTTGGGGATGATGGTGAATGCCGCAAGGAGAAATCATCTGGTGGATTTCTATCCGTGCTTAGGAGGAAGTAG